The Calonectris borealis chromosome 6, bCalBor7.hap1.2, whole genome shotgun sequence genome contains the following window.
GCTCCGGGCGAAACGGCATTTGTTTGGCTCCTAGAGAAGTCATCCCAGCGATTGCCTGGAGAGTCTGGCTGCAAGTGAAATCCATATGCAATGCTTCTGTCAGCAAAGACTTGCTGGAAGAGAGTTTATAATAAATATTCACATCTGCTGCTTTGGACACTCTAATCCATCCTACAGATCTTTGCTGTGTCAGGCTTTGTTCTAGATGAAGAAGCCGGGTAGTTATAAAGGTTTGCAAATAGGGCATATTTATCATGGTTAGCTCTACTTTCTAGTTCCCTTTCTTGCACAAATATCCATGACCACACTAAGCATAACTTGTGATTAAATATTCTCAGCGCATTTGTAAGATGTTTTAGACTATGTGTTTCCTTTGATAAATGGAGAAAATGGCAGTTGTTTACTTCCCGGGCTGTCAAACGAAGCCATCAGATCTCGATGAGCAGAGCGGAGAACATCATTGTTATGAATTAGTTCGAATGGAGGGACGATATATTTCCTGGATAAACTATACATCACATAGGCACACCCAAGGCCCTATGGCTTGCACATTATTAAAATTGGGACAGATTCCTCCATACTAATTTCTGTTGGGCAATATGTTCCCATTGGCTACTTGGCGAATAACCTGAATGACTAAAAATAGCAAAGTATCTCCTGTTTCTCATAATCTTCCCAAAAATGATGACCTCAGTGCCAGATTGACTTTGTCAGTGTCAATATTAATTATTCCTCTGCTGGTGATGGCTttgctttcagagagaaaatccTGATACATAAAAAGAGCTGTAATGATTTGGAGGGTACATTGAACTTGCTCCTAATAGAGAAAGGTGTTTGACCTAGATCATGACTAGGCAGTACAATGATCCCGTTGCTGGGAGGACCACATCGGCTTTGAAATGAATGTAttgatcctctttttttttttttttgtacgtGAAACTCATGATTATTATAGTTAATTTCAAAAAGGAGAGAGTCTTTATCTGGTGGCTGGATAGGTGCTTCAAACATATCACTTACCAGCTGTTACCTCTGCTTTTATTTAAGCAGGAAGGTAATAAACTTATAAACACCTTCTGCCTCCTTGAGAGTGATGAAAACCGAGTCCATTTGGTTCGTAAATAAACACACGGAAACTGAGAACTCCTTAGAACcttttttaggttttcttttattttttctactgTTAGACCCAATTCTATACTAACAATTTCATTGTGGTGGTTTTTGCCATAAGGATATAAGGGAGCAAGGCACTCAGTTCAGTTAGATGCCTGACCTTCCTGAAATTCAGCTGAAAACCTGCATCTTCGTTTCTTACAGTGCCGTCCAAGGAAAACAGCGTTAAGAGCATGGTCTGATGCTGATACCTCCAGGTATCAGCAGAGCATCTACTTCTCTGGTGCTCGGTCTGTGTGTCAGAATCTGGCCCTGAACAATTGTATCTAAATATAAGTAAAATAGCTATGCTCCTACGTGCCGGGCTCTCCAGATTCACTTAATCACTCCGAAATCCAATCTTATTATTATTGATCTCTCCAACTTCCTGCTAATTTATCTCAGAAAACAGGAGTATGCAAAATGCGGGTGTCTTTACAGCAACGCTCTCAAAACTTCCAGTGCCGCTCTCTTGCTTTGCCTTTGCAAACCTCGATAACTTCCCTCTTAATTTCAGGTCGTATGGTGGCTCTGGCGAGCAGTGATGGATCCGTTAAGGTTCTGCCACTTGACTttgggcagctctccagcctgcGGGGCCACGGCGGCCAAGTGCACAGCGTTACCTTCGATGGCAAGGCGGAGCGGCTGCTTTCCGGGGGTGCCGACGGTACGGTTTGTCTCTGGACCTGAGGACCAGCACGCTGCTTAACGTAACCTTAATCTCGAGGCGTTgcggaaaaaaaatggtttgacaACATAGCAGCGAGGGCTTAGCAAAGTGTTTTCGTAGTTAGCGTTTGCAGTGGGAATAATCGCCCGAAAGGAGTATCATTCTGCATTTTATCCAAATAAAATCCCCaatttctccctctttctgtTGACACTCTGTTTTTCCCAACATCAAGAATCGCTCTTTCGGTGGTTTCTGGAGAAATAGCTTTACAATGACGCCTAATGACAGAGCAGACGAATTGCAAGGCGATCGATTTTTCATGTAACACTGCCCGCGCCGCAGGAGCCGGgcgccccttcccccgccccagCCCGGGGGAAGATGTCAAGTTTTAATAGCGCAGCGATGGGGCATTTTTTCCCTGCCGCGAAcgctccggccgccgcccggGCAGGGGGGACGAGCGGGCGCTGAGCGGAGCTGCGGGCGGGGGGCCCCGCGGAAACACCGCCGCCCGCGGGGAGAGCGCGCCGCTCCGCGCCATGGCGCGCCCGCGCTGAGGCCTCAGCGCTCCGCcgctgggtttttatttttttacaccCCTCTTccctctttgtgtttttttttttttttttctcccaaataattaattataataataataagggAGAGCGCGGAGCTGCGCGGCCCGGCGCGGGTATGCCCGACCCGCGGGCCGGGGGAGTCCCCGCAGGGGAGCGGGGCTcgccgcgggggctgcccgcccggccgcggggctccTCCGCCCTCCCTCTCCCGCCTGCCTACAGCCTAaccagccccctctcccccccttcccccgccgtGGCAAATCCTGAATCGCAGGAGATCCGCTGGGCATAGGGAGGGGATATATATggggggggtttttttgtcttcccccccccttcaAGACCTGAGGAAATCCAGCCCAAGTTCGCCGCGATGACTGTGCTGCTGGCATCGGGGTTTCTCCGCGGCATCCCAGCCTCTGGACCGCCTCGCCGCTGCTGGCTTTGAATCCTGAACACCGGGTTAAAGCTTAATTCTCATGTTGTGGTTGCCGGGCTGCCGCTTTCCCGTGTTTTGCGATGGGAGGTGGAGGAACGGGGATTGTCCGTGAGTCAACACTGAAAATGTGATTAGGAGGAACTGCTTTCACTAATCTGTTTCTAACCTTTTAGTCCGTGTTGGCCTGTGACCTCTTTCAGCTTTCAGATCGAGCCTGATTAGGTAAGTGTAAATTATTCACTTGGGGTGAGGGAAGGCGGCTGGAAACGTTTTACTCGGAGACTTACCCACGATCCTGGCCTCTCTCGTGATGAGAAATGATGAGAAAGTTCAGCTGTGAACTAATTCTGAGCTGAGCAGCATTTGTTTACTTGTTGAAATCTGTCCGTGCAAGACGTCTGCAGTCTGTCTGATTTCCAGGATCGCCGCTGAGCCGGGTGCTCGTGAGTTGCTGTGGGACATCTCGGATGACTATAGACTGTAGCAAAATATAGTGGTCTTATTTATGATCTTcggagaacttttttttttttttaatttggagagCTTCCTCATCAAACTTTAACAAATTCTCTTGATTGTTTCACATTTCCTCAGACATTAATACTTcacttgcttctgctttttttttccctctaaatgcTCACCAATCTGCAATATTGCAACCTACCTGTAGCGTTGAGGTGGGCAAGATTCTCTGCTCCGTAGATCCGTAAAGCAGCCCTGTCTGCATGAATCGCCCGATTCCCGAACAACATGTTACATAGATATTGCTGATAGTAGTAACACGGTGCATAGTCCTTGTGATGGAAACGTAGCTAGTACTTCAATTAAGAAGATATCTTTTGAATTTGATAAAGCTTGTGTAATATCCGGTGTCTCCCTCTGTTGTGGCTTTGGAAAAACTGCTTTGTCAACAGGATCCCTTAGCTGCTTCTCTAGGGTTAAAGctttctcctcctgctgctgcttttttgcttCAATTAAGGGAGAATTAATCGCTGAACACCTGCAGTCCACCAAAAATCCGGACACATAAAAAATACTTCccagaggggagggggggggagtaCGTGCTAGCCTGTGTGTGTAGGTTAATGCATGTTTGTATATACTGTGcgtctctgtgtgtgcacactcTGGGCACGGAGGAAGAGACGGAATGACACATCCAAACAGTCCATTTTTGGTGTGTGCCAGCAACTACCTCCATCGTTCTCAAGCCGTGTAACGTTAATGTCTCATCTCATTTAAAAGTTTCCTGCAATGCTTTGCCCGGTTCTCTTAAGAGAAGGCAGAAACCATTTTGCTGCTGGGGTTGCACGGGCTGTTGGCTGGTGTGCAGGCAGGACGGTGCGTTGGTGGCAGTGATGTGGCATCGCGGGCAGGCAGTAGCGCACCCAGGACACGCAGACGGAGCCTTTGCGCGGAGCTGACTCTCCTGGGGGCAGTGCgatgctcctctccctctctgggTCAGTCCTCGGCTCCACCGCCTGAGCAGAGCTCGCCGAAGGTCGGGCCGTGCTGCATCGCCCCCAAAGTTTTAGAAAGGCTCCAGCTTAATCGGACAAACCCGTTTCAGCGGCTCCATGCATTACATAGGCATTTAACATCCTGCTCTCTGCGTTTCTCTCTGGGAATTACTGAAATGCTGAATAATGGAGAAGACGAATTACATCTTTGCTTCTGTCGGGATTATACGgacctgctgcaggctgggctgcGTTGGTAGCCCAGGTGGTCCCTCGTCCTCTTCAGAAATGCCATATAAAAAATTCTGTACTATTCCATCTCTCGGAGACCAAGTGTAACCCAGCACCACCTTTCATATTGGACGCAGATCTATCTACAGATTAAAGTTATCTCATTTTTCAACTCAGGTTTCCCCCCTCAGTTCAGTGAAGTGGGCTGTGCACCGTACGTAGCACAGAGGGACAGTGGCTACAGCAGGAGGTTAAGGCCGTGCTTAAACTTGGGTTCAAGTCCCTGTGAGCCGCCCATCCCCGTGTGATTTCAGGCAGCTAGTTTAACTTCTGGTGCATCAGAAAACTCAACTGCACAAATGAGGAAAGTAAAAATTAGATGATTCTGTGAGCCCCCATTTCTATAGAGATATTTTGTGGGCATATGCTTACAGGCACGTGTGTCTAATTTATATGCATTTCATATGCTTTACTCGTTAACAATAATTGAGAAGAGGCTTAATTCAAATGAAATGGTGATAGTTACCTGTGCAGTTTGAAAGCACTGATTTATTCTTGGGTGCTGGTTGAAAGTATGGCTTTTATACATCGATACTCCTTAGAATTTTAAGTTTGttctcacttaaaaatatttgttttcagacAACATTGGTCTCCCTATGGAAGCAGCTGTTTCTATCTGGCACTGAGAACCCATGGAGAAGCTGCGGAGGGGGATGGCTCTTCATATCCATGAAGCCTGGATACTTCTGTTTGTAATCCCTGCTTTGGTCACTCCAGCTGCCATCAATCATGAAGACTACCCCGCTGATGAAGGGGACCAGGCCTCCAGTAATGACAATCTGATCTTTGATGACTACCGAGGGAAGGGTTGTGTGGATGACAGTGGCTTTGTGTACAAACTGGGAGAACGTTTTTTCCCGGGACATTCCAACTGTCCCTGTGTCTGTACTGAGGATGGACCTGTGTGCGATCAACCAGAATGCCCTAAAATCCACCCAAAGTGTACAAAAGTGGAACACAATGGATGCTGTCCAGAATGCAAAGAAGTGAAAAACTTTTGTGAATATCATGGGAAAAATTACAAAATCTTGGAGGAATTTAAGGTATGAAACCCTTTCTTCAGTATTTAATATTAGTGTGCTATAAGAATTGTATTTCTTTGGGGACTGTCAAAGGCACTCAGTATTTTCTCACTGCTGTTAATTGGTGCTAAAGCTGAAGACCCTTCTAGCTTTGATGCAGGTCTGGCTGATGTGAAagctgccacctcctccctcaCGTGCACCAAGTGAGGCCAATGGTCAGTCAAAAGTCCCCGCGTGGAACGCCAGCCCTCTGAATCTGCTGCTCCGGACAAACTCCTTTGCTCGTAGCATGAATCGGGTTGGACAGTCAATGGTGTCTGTAAAAATGGTGGTTAAACCAATACTGAGTGCTTTTTAAGAACCCCTTTTCCCATTTGGATAGGAAAAATGGATGGCATGGTACTGAGACTTGTTACTCCTAACTGTATGAGAATGCAAGTAAGGAGATTGCAAGCTatacttaatattttcatttcagctgtgatAAGGCTGTCTAGAATGGCAGAAGGTGAATTTCTAGGCAGATTACCATCTCAAGTAATGAGAAGTATGGGGTTTAATTGTAATGGTTGAGTTCCTATTAGGAATGTTGTAAAGAAATCCTTCTGGAATATACCTTAAAAATAAGACCagattttcaaaaacaattacCCTTTACACAACCTGCATCTCTCATTCTAATGAGTTTGATTGCGTGTTTTCAATTCTGCTAAGGAAAACAGCGTTTCACAATGAAGAACAGGGTCTGCAAAGGCAATAGGTCTAAACGGGTTTGTTCTCCCAGGTCACGTGGCTTTAAGATTCGTACCTCCATAATTAATGACAGCCTATAACTCTTCGTGGCTGTATGCCTGATCTCATTATACACTtgccaatttattttcttttctgacaatGAAAATACTTCCATATAGGTCTATGTACACTTCACAAGTTCTTAGTAACATAGATCACAATTTCCTTTTTCCCAGATACTGCCATTTTCAGAGAAGGTAGCGTTTAGTTCCTTTCTTCTATCACGTATGGTTTATCTTCATCTTTATCTGTCCATCCGTAACTGCAGTCACTCAGGGTGGGCAAGTCAGTTTAGTGTCATAGTCACAACAAATATATGAGGAACATCGCCTTGAGGGCCACCCTGATCAACCTGTTCTTTGCTTTGCTGAGGA
Protein-coding sequences here:
- the VWC2L gene encoding von Willebrand factor C domain-containing protein 2-like, whose amino-acid sequence is MEKLRRGMALHIHEAWILLFVIPALVTPAAINHEDYPADEGDQASSNDNLIFDDYRGKGCVDDSGFVYKLGERFFPGHSNCPCVCTEDGPVCDQPECPKIHPKCTKVEHNGCCPECKEVKNFCEYHGKNYKILEEFKPSPCEWCRCEPSNEVHCVVADCAVPECVNPVYEPEQCCPVCKNGPNCFAGTTIIPAGIEVKVDDCNICHCHNGDWWKPAQCSKRECQGKQAL